TGTCGGTCCAAACCAGTTAACACGCCAGTTGGTATCCAAACAAACCATCGAGCAATTTGTCTACGATATCATGCTATACACCGTGAAGGATCCCAAGACCGGTATCAAGCAAACTAATAAGCACGGTATCAACAACTGCGTGGGAATAGTTATCGAATTAATCAGGAAGAACAACTCAGACTACGACTTGAACTGTGGTTCTTACAGTTCATTGCTCCAAACTACAAATGGAGAACCAACCGAGGTAAATCCCTATGTGATGTTTCAGTGGCTCAAAGATTTTGAGCAGAATATTCCTGGTCCCAAAGACCCCATTTACTTGGGAGAAATGCTTGCTATTTTTTCGGATAACTTGGACAAATTCTGTGAGCTATTAGAATCAGAACCTGAACTACCATATCATACCAGCACCAATTCACATATGTTGGGGTTTTCGAAGTTTAGAATTGCTGAATTGATAGCTGAATTGCTTCACTGCTCCAATATGGTTCTCAATAACTCCAAGAAGATCAGAAAGATTGTTGAGATAAGAGACATTATCCGGGACAAGCAAACGCAAAGGCTTCAAAAAGCTTTGAATGAAACCTTTTCTGATACGCCTGAATCAGACATTTCAGTTGAAGACATATCCCATGATGTGACCAACATGTCGTTGGATGAACGTCTGGTAAGCTCATCCAAAGGAGTTCGTCAAAACATAGACGCTCTATTAGATGGAGAAACCCCcgatttcatcaaactAATCGACAGCTTGGACATCGAGGAAGAAAGCGACGACGAGGAGCCCACTATATCGACAGATAATCCGTTTGTTTGTGAAAGCCGTGATGCAACTATCAGAAGCGATCCCTGTGTTGGAGActacttcaagatcaagttgattgactCCAAAATTATGTTGAACATCATATCCAAATTCACGGAATATCCCTGGCAcaacttcttccacaacgttgtgtttgacttgataCAGCAGATCTTCAACGGCAAGTTGAACTCATATAAttccttcttgatctcTCACTTGTTCAGCAAAGACgaaaccaacttgatcaaagtgATCGTCAACGCATATAAAGCAGATTTCGACTTGCGACCCGGTTACTTGGGACACCTTATTCTCATAAGCGAAGAAGTTGTCAAGTTCACGTCGCTCTACAAGCCCGACTTGATATCTCCCCTAATTGTCGAGGCCGTTTCTTCTGAAGAATGGACCTGGTTTGTCAGCGACATACTTCTCCAGACAAGGGAAGTCTATAACGTGGTGTTGGGTGCTGACCCTTCAGACAAGTACGAGTATGCAGAAGGATCCAACAGAGAAACTAACGACGTCGACAACGATACCCATGAGTATGGGTTTGACTCCTCCACCGTCGGATTCCTCGACATGGGCAACTATCAAGGTGAGTCTAAATCCAAAAGCTTTCTTGGacatgatgatgacgagGGAGAAAATGATTCTTCCAATGTGGCCGAGGTACGAATCCAAGACATGACACCTCGGCTTGATAAACTCGCAGATACCGAAGGTTTTGGTGTCGGTGATGACGACGACCATGATGTGGATCATTTTTCTCAGGACGGATTCTTGGAAAACCTCTCTGAGTCCAGTTCCtctgacgatgatgacgatgatttGGCAACTCCTCTGAGTCCCGATGATAATAAGCTCACGCGAGTGAAAAACCATAATGCATGATTTAGTGGGTAACTTTATCGTATGTAATATTACACCCGTTAAATTAGATATATTTATTTTATTTGGCTACTCtactttctcttcttcaaattttttCTGCCATAAATGACTTTCCCGTTTGGAAGCTCCAACTTATCACCTTTATTCTTgttcagcttcttctttggcttggGCTTATCATCTTGATGCTCACTCGCCGGCTCTGCCGTATCTATTTGTCCCAAAACATTTCCCAAACTGCTATTATACAAAAACACCGGGAACCGGAAGAATAATGTGTCCTTGAACCCTACGCTGGTCTTGATATCGTGTTCGTCCAACCGCCAGAGTTGGGTGTTTCCATTGTCATCGGTTTCTACCATGGACACGTCACCAGTGGCATACACCACAAACTCTTTCCCGTTTGTGGGGCTCGTCACCTGGATGCTCAGCCCATCCGTGGGAGGAAGGTTGCCATTCCAAGCCCCGTATTTGATCTGTTCTTTCAACTGAACAACCCGCTTGAAGTCCTGTTGGCGACTGATTCTCAACGTAATGAAGTGAAACACACCAACCACCACATACAAGAACACCACCGTCACCAACATTGACGGGCGAAACCGCGAATAGTAGTAGCCGGTTCCCTTCCACTTGGGGAACCCTCTTTCAAGGAAATAATCATACCTGGTCTTCAACAGCTGGTCTCTCAAGATGTTTCCCACCAACGAAAGACGTTGGAACCGTTCCTCGGCAATTTCCCTCACAGACTTCTTGGCGGAGTGGAATTTATCCGGGTGAAGCAGTCTGGACTTTTTTCGGTATGCTTTGGAGATTTCCTCCAAAGTGGACTTGGAACCTtgcttcaagttcaaccacGAGTAGAAAGTGGCACCTTTGCCCAAATCATCCTCCACCTGGTCCCgtaacttgaagatctcgTGGTCCTCGGGTGCCCAGTGGGCGGCGACCGCCAACACCGACGTGAAGGCCATCAAAAACCCaatcacaaacacaattCTCATCCTAAGGTATTATTCAATGTCGCGCGACcactttgttgatgaagtgTCAATTTTTGCAACCCGCATTTTTCACCCTCTAAGTGTCAGGTGGCATTTACTTGATTACACGCCAACTAGTTAATCGATCCCAATGTTCTTAAGCGGCGTGATAAAGGTGATATCCTTCGTggttttgttcaacatggCTGTCCAGACCGGCATCAAGTTCGATCTTTCCACCCTTCAGGGAAGTTTGTTGATAGCAGTGGGCATCTTGTTCCGAGTCAAGTCGGTACAAAACATCGTAACGAGACGTCGGCTAAATCCTTGGCAGGCCATTCCGTTGGTTGTGGGTGAACTTCTCAAGTGGGCGGCGGGTGTGTTGATCTTCGTGGCCTTTAGTGGCTGGTACTAAGCTGGTACTGGTTTTGTACCAACTATGGCGATTTGTGctggtgttggtgttggcgACAAATGTGCTGAAACATTGAATATTGCCATTCCCAGCGCCGTGTTGTGCTACTGCGAGGCCTGGATCTTCGTGGGTGTATCTATAGTACACTGTCTGGTCGCTACTCGCTGACACCGGCTTGGTGACAGACTTATAGAATAGTATATGATACAAATACATTTATTTCTTCCAGAACATCGCTCAGGGTTCGCATAGGACTGTAAATTTGGCCCCATATCTACACCGGGCTCTGGTACTTTCCTTTCTACGTGTCTCGTCAAACATGTTGTGCCATCCCATCCCCATTCTCTATTCTCCTGTTGGCGGTGAGTTTTGCAGTCGCGTTTGTTCTTCACCGTCGCCAAATTTTTATCGCCAAACTATCAATACACCAATACACTGGTAAACACATCGAATGGCACATTTGTACCCGCTTCCAACCAACCTCAAGTTCGCCTTTGCGTTCAACGTGTGCTCATTCACGGTATGGTTTTGCTGCTTGTGCCGGTTTTTAATTTTGCTCCCGCTTGTGGGCAGAAGGTTTCTTCCAGGAGGAATAGCGGACTTCTTCCACGCAGTGTCGGTGTTACCGTTGATGGATTTCTTAATCGTGAAGACGACCATCAGCTTTAAGTTCTCTGCTACAGACATATGGCCACTTTTGAACGGAATCCGAATGGCGTGGGTGTGCTTTGGAGTGATCTTTCCTCATCCCACCATTGCTAAACATACCGCCTATTCGTTTTTGATCCTCTCGTGGTGCACCACGTATATCATCCACTATACGTACTACGCGTTCCGAATCAAGACCCGGTCATCGCCGTATCTCCTTTTCTGGTTGAACTACAATCATTATTGGGTAACGTTTCCTATGGCGATTGTGTCAGAAATGGTTTTGGTATTCCTCTCGTTGGGGTTTGTCAACGAGAACCTGTGGTTGGAATTGGCCATGAAAATAACCATTTTGGTATACATTCCTATAGGCTACTTCGAGTGGGAGTATATCAATAAGGTCAGGATCGAGCGGTTTTACGACctcaagaaaaagatgagATCTAGTGGCTCCACCGGGGTGCCTACCCAAGTCAGCGAAGCTCCCACGACCCAGATATCCAGAACTTCATCTCCACATACCGAAGAAGTAGAGCTAAGGAACCTTCCTAATGCCACCAGAAATTAGGAGATCAACACGAAATAAAAATTTCCAATATTGAATACGTACATTAAGATAAAATTAAAAAGTAGTCGAATAtcattcaagaagatcagAAAACCTAAAATACAGAGAAAGCCTAAAACGTTTTGGTTGGGTCTGAAAGTTGTCTAAAATGCTGGTCCATAATCCTCTTACAAGATTGAGgcaccagcatcaccatcaacgCTACCTTCAGCTAACCCAAGTGGAAGTCCTCCAGCAACACCAGCAGAAGCAGTGGCAGCAGCTAAGTGATCACCCAAGATTTCACCGGATGCTCCCTTATAAGCAGAACCAGAGAATCCCAAGATATCAGCACTGACCTCGTTACCGAATCCAGCTTCGATGAGGGCTCTCTTCAAAATTGAGGCACCGgcatcaccatcaacgCTACCTTCAGCTAACCCAAGTGGAAGTCCTCCAGCAACACCAGCAGAAGCAGTGGCAGCAGCTAAGTGATCACCCAAGATTTCACCGGATGCTCCCTTATAAGCAGAACCAGAGAATCCCAAGATATCAGCATTGACTGAATTACCAAATCCAGCTTCGATAAGGGCTCTCTTCAAAATTGAGGCACCGgcatcaccatcaacgCTACCTTCAGCTAATCCAAGTGGAAGTCCTCCAGCAAC
The sequence above is drawn from the Yamadazyma tenuis chromosome 3, complete sequence genome and encodes:
- a CDS encoding uncharacterized protein (COG:I; EggNog:ENOG503PGM2) — encoded protein: MAHLYPLPTNLKFAFAFNVCSFTVWFCCLCRFLILLPLVGRRFLPGGIADFFHAVSVLPLMDFLIVKTTISFKFSATDIWPLLNGIRMAWVCFGVIFPHPTIAKHTAYSFLILSWCTTYIIHYTYYAFRIKTRSSPYLLFWLNYNHYWVTFPMAIVSEMVLVFLSLGFVNENSWLELAMKITILVYIPIGYFEWEYINKVRIERFYDLKKKMRSSGSTGVPTQVSEAPTTQISRTSSPHTEEVELRNLPNATRN
- a CDS encoding uncharacterized protein (EggNog:ENOG503NUV2; COG:O) yields the protein MRIVFVIGFLMAFTSVLAVAAHWAPEDHEIFKLRDQVEDDLGKGATFYSWLNLKQGSKSTLEEISKAYRKKSRSLHPDKFHSAKKSVREIAEERFQRLSLVGNILRDQSLKTRYDYFLERGFPKWKGTGYYYSRFRPSMLVTVVFLYVVVGVFHFITLRISRQQDFKRVVQLKEQIKYGAWNGNLPPTDGSSIQVTSPTNGKEFVVYATGDVSMVETDDNGNTQLWRLDEHDIKTSVGFKDTLFFRFPVFLYNSSLGNVLGQIDTAEPASEHQDDKPKPKKKSNKNKGDKLELPNGKVIYGRKNLKKRK
- the SIT4_2 gene encoding sporulation-induced protein (EggNog:ENOG503NWBN; COG:D) gives rise to the protein MSFWPFTNSFNSNSQLQKFLDGIQDYASVSIGDLIDDPGLSQELVSELHNIKGQYNNTNRFAFSQSLQHAQVGQSSGSGSNTTNSSNSPGLLASDTDSNSITSSSDIVGNNSSSKDARGVKLIEVLIQPHILSGFLDYIFKSVDFFHQLSEKENQDLERMLTDVHHSRSIQDDGEDKDPESSENEESESEEGARNDETGDSTNQDEEDEGEDHESHQDKMRRCVQVAADVLSIDLWVISNRIIETPVIINKLWSIVYLDNLVESSPSVNHIVRILDQLMNTNAIELLNYIRNRDDLVDMFLSKLEVPMLMDFFLRVIQSDKPDSPTGIIDTLYAQDLVPKLIEILKPHSSQFDKTTTTIPNHELIFKQTAATDFIKALITISSNTALAVAVDANVGPNQLTRQLVSKQTIEQFVYDIMLYTVKDPKTGIKQTNKHGINNCVGIVIELIRKNNSDYDLNCGSYSSLLQTTNGEPTEVNPYVMFQWLKDFEQNIPGPKDPIYLGEMLAIFSDNLDKFCELLESEPELPYHTSTNSHMLGFSKFRIAELIAELLHCSNMVLNNSKKIRKIVEIRDIIRDKQTQRLQKALNETFSDTPESDISVEDISHDVTNMSLDERSVSSSKGVRQNIDALLDGETPDFIKLIDSLDIEEESDDEEPTISTDNPFVCESRDATIRSDPCVGDYFKIKLIDSKIMLNIISKFTEYPWHNFFHNVVFDLIQQIFNGKLNSYNSFLISHLFSKDETNLIKVIVNAYKADFDLRPGYLGHLILISEEVVKFTSLYKPDLISPLIVEAVSSEEWTWFVSDILLQTREVYNVVLGADPSDKYEYAEGSNRETNDVDNDTHEYGFDSSTVGFLDMGNYQGESKSKSFLGHDDDEGENDSSNVAEVRIQDMTPRLDKLADTEGFGVGDDDDHDVDHFSQDGFLENLSESSSSDDDDDDLATPSSPDDNKLTRVKNHNA